In Populus alba chromosome 4, ASM523922v2, whole genome shotgun sequence, the genomic window acaatATGTTGTTGATCAAAGCAATTTGATGACAAGTAATTGGTTTaccatttattttcatgattgaTAAATGGAACTTGTCAATTTCCCTAACTGCTGAATCAATCCACGAATAAGGCTAGCCACGGCCCTTTACTGTTGCTACACAAAAGTGGCCTGTATATGGTGGCTCAAGTCTGAATTGATCAAGCCCGGTCCAACTGAGGCTCGAGCCATTCCATGATCCAGGCTAATCTAGATGGGATTGATTTCTGGTTTTCTGGTCGTATctccaaaattattttcatagttGTTAGCCAATGAAAGGTTTACTCTTGCCATGGCTTGTAGGGAATTCTCCACAAGGACCATATCAGATGACCTCTAAGCTAGCATTGTCCAAACAACTTGGGCTATTTCCGTCATTTACTAAAAGTGATAACAGCAACCTTATGTGTCAAACTTGCACAAGAGCCATCTCACCATTATCTTTATACCAAATGGAAGGTCCAAAACTTCCGAGCCACAATGACTCAACACAGCACCACCACAAAACACCCTGTATGGCTCTATCCTAATAGACCACACTCAATCACTAACCAACGTACCATATCATCTTGCACCCCATTAACAGATAGCAAATCAGAAGCTTCCAAAGTCAACAGCCAAAGCAAAAAACCTAACCTCATTGGACAAGACTTTGGATAAAGTGTGTGCACCACCACATTATAGCAATTTTGTCTTACTAACTAGACTACCAGAAATTTAAAAAGGCCACTCACTTGTAATGCAATGTATTGTGCCCCTCACATTCTTTATTGAGCTCTGGTGCTTCTAGCTAAGTAGCTTCAATGGCAAAACCAATTTCAATAGAAGTCTACAATCCAAATGGCAAGTACAGGGTTGTTAGCACCAAATCAATGCCCGGAACTCGCTGGATCAATCTCTTGATTGAGCAAGACTGTCGTGTTGAGGTAATTTACTTGTTGTCTGTAAAGGGCcatctttgtttttcaatttcttgaaACGATTTTGTGAATTTGACagacttttgtttttgttggctTTAATGTCTACTAGATATGCACCCAGAAGAAAACAATACTGTCTGTTGAGGATATTATTGCTCTAATTGGTGATAAGTGTGATGGTGTAATAGGCCAGgtaattcattaatttcttaTGTGGGTTCATGTTGGAAATTGCTGTTTACATGTTTAAGAACCGTGGTTTTGTACTATTTTGTGATTCAGTTGACAGAAGATTGGGGGGAGACATTGTTTGCAGCATTAAGCAGGGCAGGTGGAAAGGCATTTAGTAACATGGCTGTTGGTTACAATAATGTTGATGTAAATGCTGCTAACAAGCATGGTGTTGCTGTTGGAAATACTCCTGTaagttcaatttcttttatacatgttttgaGCAAGTCTGGAATTCCCGGGGGCAAGTGAATTGAGATTGATGGGTTGGTTATTTGGTTAGGGAGTGCTTACAGAGACAACTGCAGAGTTGGCAGCATCACTTTCTTTAGCTGCTGCTAGAAGAATTGTTGAAGCAGACCAGTTCATGAGGGCAGGCTTATACGATGGATGGCTTCCTCACCTGTATGACTCCAATCATCGTTTGTCTTAACATGTGTTAGATTCCAAATGATTGTGTAAATGCAGTTGTATGACTGTTTGATTTGGTCATGTTTTTTGTAGGTTTGTTGGAAACTTGCTCAAAGGACAAACTGTTGGTGTCATTGGAGCTGGTCGCATTGGATCTGCTTATGCCAGAATGATGGTAATTTCTTGATTCTGGGTATATCATATGTAATTCCTTTTAAAGACCTGGCTTGGAGTAGCTGAATTTCCGAGTCAACTGGATTGTTTAGTGGACTCACATATCAAGCTTagcaaatcaatttaattagagTTGATACACATATATAAGCATTAATCTGCTGTTAAAGAGAACTTTGATGGCACGAGGCAGTCCACGCTAGTTCATAGTGCAATTTCATGTCGTAAAACATGCTGTGAATGGATGTTTAAGGATTTTTGTACTTTGCCAGAAATTATGGTTTTGAAATCGCAGACCACATGTTTATATATACTCTTTCCTTCTTTATTACAGGTTGAAGGGTTCAAAATGAATCTTATTTACTATGATCTCTACCAATCCACACGCTTAGAGAAGTTTGTTACAGGCATGCTTCTGAGAatctatcaaaattatttacttttcaATTCCTCTTTGTAGTCATAATAGTATGCTTTGTGATTGCAGCTTATGGTGAATTCCTAAAAGCTAACGGCGAGCAGCCAGTTACCTGGAAAAGAGCAGCCAGCATGGATGAGGTGCTTCGAGAGGCAGATGTGGTGGGAATCCTTTGCTGATAATTTGTGTCTTACAATGCTCTCAAGTTTGATTTATCTATTCAAATAATATGGATTGCCATCGGTGTTCATTGTAGATAAGTCTTCACCCAATATTGGACAAAACCACTTACCATTTGATCAACAAGGAAAGCCTTGCAACAATGAAGAAGGTAACTACTTGAAGCAATGTTCTTTTAGACACCGAGACTTATTTGAGAAGGCAAACCTTAGCACTGAGCAAATTACCATCTGCATCTGTAGGAAGCAATCCTTGTAAACTGCAGTAGGGGTCCAGTGGTTGATGAAGTAGCCCTTGTAGAGCATTTGAAACAAAATCCCATGTTTCGTGTTGGCCTTGATGTCTTTGAGGTAACTGAACTGAACTGAACTTCTCTGTCTCAATTTTTGTCTATGAAAGCGAAACCACCATGAAGTCATGCATGATTGTTCTCCAATTCTTTTGTATCAGGATGAACCTTACATGAAGCCCGGGCTTGCTGACATGAAGAATGCTGTTGTTGTACCTCACATTGCTTCTGCGTCCAAGGTAAAACTGATAGATACATGATCTGACCGAGGTCATTAAGGCTTTCCATGGCCAATCAGTGACATTAACAAATATTTCGCCTCGTTGGTTTTGTAGTGGACTCGTGAAGGAATGGCAACACTAGCTGCTCTGAATGTCCTGGTAcgctaaaatttagaaaaaaaatcaaacaagtaGCTCGAGagccattttcaagttcatcTAGCTGATGTTTAATCCCTATGTTTTGGCTGCTCTCTGTATTGCAGGGAAAGATTAAAGGGTATCCAGTGTGGGGCGACCCGAATCGGGTAGCACCATTTTTGAACGAGAATGCTCCTCCTCCTGCTGCAAGTCCAAGTATTGTGAACGCAAAAGCCTTAGGTAATGCAAAGGACTTGGATAATTGTTTGCCAAGTCAATCTCCAGTCTCCACATTTGAGGCATCTCTTGACCTTGTTATCTTGCTTTTGCCACAGGTCTACCTGTTTCAAAGCTATAAATCATGGAAGGCTGATCATCATCTAGGGGCCTTGTGGTTTATAATGTGTGTGTTTCTGAATATCGGATCATGGTCTCTCCTATGATTTTCTCTTGGTAGATGCATTAACAACCgtgtaatgagtattatgaacTTAAATAGCAATATTGTGCTCGAGCTTATGTTGTTGACACGATCCTTTAAGCTGTTTCGATTCGgtgtttcaatttcatttgctttttaaaatgttcttaacttgaaaataaattttttttaaaacatattttttatttttatatcaaaagaatataaaaacacacaaatatatataaacattccAAGATGTATCATGAATCGTTACTCGTAGCATTCTTTGATATGACAACATATTCTACAAGTATACTCTTAGCATCTGttcttaatttcttcaaatttcatGTTAGACTAGGGTGTGAAAGTAGATTCTAAATTATGAGTTGTTGATTTTAGATTTGACAGGTAACCCTTGAGGTTTGATTTAAAAGAGATTATTCCCCATGTTATTATCTTAATTCCAAAAGGAggtcataaaaaagaaatttctcCCAACGATTCCAATCCGAGTGTAATTACCCATTAACGACCCGACTAAGAAAAGATCTATTAATTGGCCCAAAAAACcatagaaaagaagaagataactaTGCAATGATTAATGAAtcgaaaaatgaaagaaaatacaatGTACATTAAAGCTTACTCTTATGTGCCCCCAGTTATCTTTCacaaattattaattacaaTTAAAGCAATATCTTATCTTAATCACTTTAAAACGTCAGTATCTTTCATTGATTAGCATAACATTATGATGGATtccatgtattttatatttataatttttaactaaaatttatatttataaagatcAAAAAGCAAGGTGATAATCCAACATCTCTTCgacttaatttatatataggTCTGGCAATTACATCCTGGAACTCAGCATCTTGCTTAGCTCAAATAGCTATAGAAGCTAATAATCTTTCTAAACCTCATATTAGGtcaaaagattttgtttttttttttacgatccttaatataaaatattaagttcAAGAATAGTCATCTCTCTCACATGTAGATGtataaaaatcttcaaaatatcCTACCACTTATACCTCATTAATGATATATAAGTGATATTTATTTCTAAGTAATGATGTGTAAGtgatatttatctatttttaatgcAGATGTCAaggatatttttctttattagtgcTATCAgagaaaaataacattcaagccCCTCTTTTCCATAAATGAACAACATTCATtggttataaaaattttatgaatcCTTTAATGAAAAAGAGTTCACAATCTTCATACTTtacctatatatttattttcatagtctttctctaaaatatttagtttttttttctaaaaaaaatacttacttAAATATCATAGAGTCCACATTTTCACTAAATAAGATCTTTTACAGATACTAGTTACCAACCATCTTGACTTACCAAGCACCAAGCAccctagctgggagaatgagtCAGATTGCTAAAATGGTCGAAGGCCCAAGACAACCTTTTTCTCCCCTAAAGTTTCCTAATAATGGTAGAAGAAGAGTTTCTCCTACGAGGATAACTACTCCCCCCCTACCAAATATGGATGTTGGGATTCCACCTCCTCTAGTTCTAAGGCTCAGTTTGATGAACCCCTGTCCCCTACTACTTCCTCTAGTTTCATGTTGAAACATGAACTCTTTACTAGAGACAACAACATCTTTGTTTCTAAGGACAAATCTGACTCCTTTTAGGTCTATTTTTATgatcaaagaaaagaagaaaaaaaaagtttttggtgaaaaatatcTAGAGTGACAGTTTCTTCTCGAATTAGATCAAAATTACCTCAAAGATATTTtaacaaaactatttttcagaaattataaaaaatgaaagtaaaaaaaatagaagaaagaacGACTAGGGCTATAAAGAAAACACCTTTTCACTCTCATTATTGGATGAATGAAATTTTATGTATCTTAAAtctttagaaatttattcaattgcTACATTGAATGCACACTGTTATTTTGTTTCCTAATAGacatcttcttgtttttttttaatgaagataAGCCACTTGGCATCTCTTTCAAATAAAGATGAGACTCATGGCCATGAAGAATCCTAACATTTTTTGCAAGATAAATCTCATGAGAAAGGTAAAAAGTCTCTCATTCATAGGACATACAACtctccaataaaaaaactttcataaaAGATGATAACCTTTCAAAATCTTTACGTATTAAATACGTAAAGACTTGGTGGGCTACTAATGGATCAACGtgttttatatatgttattttacctAAAAATCCATGTTTAAAAGGACTATAAACAAGGTGATAAGCTAACATCCATAGGTCAGCTACGCATTGAGCCCATATATATATGTGGGTTTGGCAAACTACAGATTCAATATCTTGGGGATCAGCATCTTGCATAGCCCAAATGGATATAAGATTGATAATATTTCTAGACTCCATATTGGGTCACAAGATTTCGTTTGTTTTTTATCTACACCCCTAGATTTATAAAAGTCTTCAAAATGCCCTACTGCTTATTCCTTAATAATGAtgtataagagatatttatccctCATTAATGCATGTGTTAgtgatattttctttcaataatgaTATCAGGGCAAGATGAAACTCCAACATcttatttccataaaaaaaacaaggctcATGAGCTATAAAGATCTTATGAATCCTTTAATGAAAATACATTCACAATCTCTAttttcagagtttttttttttaaatatcattattctTTATCTCAAAAGATACTTAAATATCAAAAAGTcccaaaatctttcaaaaaaaaaactttttataggTACCAATCACTGGcaatcttaatttattaatttattagacACCAACCATCAAGTactttgattataaaaaatgaattatattgttaaaattaagaaattaatcaattaatcaacatataagtattttaaaaaaaatagattcttTAGTACATCATCATATGCAATGCCTATTCATATAATCTCTCAATTAATATTACGTTGGAATACGCTTactcacaaaataaataaaaactttgtagatcacttaataataataatttattgcaACCTTATCTTGTTTCTTTGCCCCGTTTATCTCTCACAATAAAATAACCCACCCACCAACCAAAATTTATTAATCCCTGGGCACAAAACCGTAATTTCCTCCTCAAATCGCAACCAAACAGGAGGGAGAAACTGAAAGCGTTTTCCCAAAATgcccttctccttctccttgtTTACAAAGGATTCTTCAAAACCAACCCGTTTTTTTAGCTTATTAAAAATCAGGACCTAAACGTAATACCTTGTCAATTCCGAATCCGAAACACACACAAATTCCCAAAACCGACACCGTTTCAGGTCCcaaaaattcttttataaaacgacccttccccttccccttttccctatcaaaaaacaatttcagtTTCTGATCTCTCTCGCGAGTCTAATCTAGGGTTAGGGCTTTTATCTCTTTCCCAATATGTCAGAATCAAAGAAGATCACTCTCAAATCATCCGATGGCGAGACATTCGTCGTCGATGAAGCGGTCGCCGTGGAGTCACAAACCATCAAACACATGATTGAAGATGACTGCGCCGATAACGAGATCCCGTTGCCTAACGTGACAAGCAAGATTCTTGCCAAGGTTATCGAGTACTGCAAGAAACATGTGGAAGCTGGTTCTGATAAGGATAAGAATGTTACAGGTGTTACTGAGAAGGATGAGTCTTTGAAGAGTTGGGACAACGAGTTTGTCAAGGTTGACCAAAATACCCTCTTTGACCTCATCCTGGTAAGGGTTCGAGTTTcctttttgacctttttttttatatttattgatttgtcCTTG contains:
- the LOC118040445 gene encoding glycerate dehydrogenase translates to MAKPISIEVYNPNGKYRVVSTKSMPGTRWINLLIEQDCRVEICTQKKTILSVEDIIALIGDKCDGVIGQLTEDWGETLFAALSRAGGKAFSNMAVGYNNVDVNAANKHGVAVGNTPGVLTETTAELAASLSLAAARRIVEADQFMRAGLYDGWLPHLFVGNLLKGQTVGVIGAGRIGSAYARMMVEGFKMNLIYYDLYQSTRLEKFVTAYGEFLKANGEQPVTWKRAASMDEVLREADVISLHPILDKTTYHLINKESLATMKKEAILVNCSRGPVVDEVALVEHLKQNPMFRVGLDVFEDEPYMKPGLADMKNAVVVPHIASASKWTREGMATLAALNVLGKIKGYPVWGDPNRVAPFLNENAPPPAASPSIVNAKALGLPVSKL
- the LOC118040443 gene encoding SKP1-like protein 1A; translation: MSESKKITLKSSDGETFVVDEAVAVESQTIKHMIEDDCADNEIPLPNVTSKILAKVIEYCKKHVEAGSDKDKNVTGVTEKDESLKSWDNEFVKVDQNTLFDLILAANYLNIKGLLDLTCQTVADMIKGKTPEEIRKTFNIKNDFTPEEEEEVRRENQWAFE